The genomic stretch AAAATGAAGAGCCCGGTCCGAGAGGACCGGGCTCTTTTGTTTGGCGAAAAAGGGGGGCCGGAGAAGCCAGGTGCTCCCTAAGGGCCCTGCAGGGCGCCCTGAGCCCCTATTTTTTTGTTGATTTCTTTTCGAAAACCCTGATACTTTTCACCCAACGAGGGTTTGATTCGCAGTTACCCACCACTTCTCGCTTTCGGTTCATCCGCGCGCATAAGTCTCAAGTAAACGGCCTCGACCTCGCTACCTGTTCCGGGAAAACCCGGGACGACCTGCCGGATTTCCATTGCCACTGGAATGGCTCCGGAGGGATCGAAGAATGCGCCGTGGCCCAGCCGAGTTACTCGTTTAGAGAAGGAATCAGTTCATGAAAGTCTATGTTGGAAACCTGCCGTTCAGTGCGACCGAAGAAGAAGTCCGCAGCAAGTTCGAGGCCTTTGGCCCCCTGCAGGAAGTGGCCCTGATCACTGATCGTGATACCGGTCGCCCCCGCGGTTTTGGTTTCGTGACCTTCGAGAACGGTGAAGACGCCCAGAGCGCCATCTCCGCCCTCGACAACACCGACATGGGTGGACGCAATCTGAAGGTCAACCAGGCCCAGGAGCGTTCGCGCGGTGGCGGCGGCGGCGGTGGCCGTGGCGGCTACGGCGGCGGCGGCGGTCGTGACCGTGGTGGTTACGGCGGCGGCGGTCGCGATCGCTACTAAGCGATCCGAGAGTTCGCACACAAGGAAAGAGCCCGGTCCGGTGAGGACCGGGCTCTTTTTGTTTGGAGCGAGCGCAGCGTTCCTTCCCTGCTCCCCCGAAGGGGGCAGGGCGAATAGCCTTTGAACCGGAGGTGCCGGTCGGGCATACTCGTTTCACTCGCGGCGGGTGCGTTCTTTCAAAGGCCCGGATTCTGTCCAGCATGAAGCACCTCATCATTCCAGCAGTTCTCTTCTTTATCCTGAGCGCCTGCGCGTCCGAGGCGCCGCGCCGGCCCGAGCGGGTGCGCCGTTACGGCGCCGACGTGGCCGGTGCCGACAAGGCGAGCGCCGACTACGCCGGGCAGGTGATGACGGCCGCCGATTTCCGCGGGGCCTTTTTGACGCGCGCAAACTTCGTGGGGGCCAGTTTGCCCAGCGCCGATTTCGAGAAGGCGCGGCTGGTAAACGCCCACTTCGAGCGCGCCGATGCCCGCGCTGCCAACTTTCGGAGCGCCGACGTTCGCCAGAGCGGCTTTGCCGGTGCCCACCTCGAACATGCCGACTTCCAGCACGCCAACCTCTCGGACTGTGTCTTTCGCGGCGCCGATCTCTCGGGCGCGCTGTTCTACCGGGCCTACGCCCCGGGTGCGAATTTCGAGCGGGCGAAGCTGGGCGGCGCCAAC from Chrysiogenia bacterium encodes the following:
- a CDS encoding RNA-binding protein, producing the protein MKVYVGNLPFSATEEEVRSKFEAFGPLQEVALITDRDTGRPRGFGFVTFENGEDAQSAISALDNTDMGGRNLKVNQAQERSRGGGGGGGRGGYGGGGGRDRGGYGGGGRDRY
- a CDS encoding pentapeptide repeat-containing protein, with amino-acid sequence MKHLIIPAVLFFILSACASEAPRRPERVRRYGADVAGADKASADYAGQVMTAADFRGAFLTRANFVGASLPSADFEKARLVNAHFERADARAANFRSADVRQSGFAGAHLEHADFQHANLSDCVFRGADLSGALFYRAYAPGANFERAKLGGANLKEANLEGAQLQYADLRAADLSSAVLRGADFSGADLRGA